The genomic interval AATCTTGGgccattttttatttgatacaTCAACTTTTCTTATGCACTTTGAGTTTACTTTAGCATTAGTTGGCATATATCTGGGAGGTCCAACATGTCCTGCATTCACTCTTCCAACCTGGCAGTCTAACCCATCATTTCCAACCCCAGCAATGTGAACACGTAATTCACACTTGTGCACAAGCTCAAAAATACAGATATCTCCAACCGTAATGCTATTACCACGAACAAAAGCCATCCATCCTCCACAAAGTGTGTGACTAGTATGTACTCTAGTTGTTGGCACAGAATTAACAGTCCAATGTTCTCCTTTCAAATTATGAAGAATAATCTTTATCTTGCAATTGGGAAGGTGTGCCATTGAAAACTGATATGGAATATTCTGCATTACAAAATTTGTAAATCAGCATCAACAAGAAGTTGATCCGTGTGCACACACATAGAGAGGAACAAAAATAACTTCTTCAAGGTTAATGGCAGGCACATTGAATAAGAAAAAACCTTCAATTACTATACATAGTTTGACAGacaaacttattttaataaatatgctGGGTGTAGGAAAATCAGTCCAAGATGTATTTATAAGTGAAAGGAAAATAATAGTTCCAATCTACCAAGGTTGGCATTCACTAATTAGGACTTATATGGATGAAAGTTTCATTGAGTTGAGGTCATCTTTTAATGGTATACATCTGAAATTCTGTTCATCCTCTGTATATGAAGGATGAATGACTTTCAAGGTAAAAGATAATATATATCAGTTCAATTTCTCAAGCCAATGAAACGCTACCCAAGTAACTTAGAAGTAAGTGCAGAGTCATAAAACAACAGTATTTGGAAACTAACAACTCACCAGAGTATATGAACCACTGACATTGAAGCTTTTCATGATTCTAACAAAATACGGATAATCTGAAGTAAATGACTGAGCAACTTTTTTCTCGTCTTGCGCTGATACGTTAGATAATGAAACTCCGCCTAGAAAATAACTACCATCTTCCTTTCCACTTCTATACATGATGGCAGCCTCTGCATTGCATTGAACAATTCAAGCAATCATGAGTTTATGACTTTGTCAATATATTGTATTTTAGACAGCATTTTCACATATAAAACTTAAAGAAGCAAGTATTAAAGAAAAGTATGATGTGGcatatatttaatgattttaatgcAAAATAAGTTTTTCTAGACAGGTACAGACTTATTATGAAAGATTACATTACATCAATTTTAATAGATCATTTTGTGTGAGAACCAGAATTTGATCAAATTACTTGTACCTTCATTTCTATTGTCCGTGTGAAAAGGCACAAGGGCATCATTAGCCAAACACGCTTTAGAGGTTTCTTCAGTCTCTCTGAACATTCTAATCGGTCTTACTACCTCATAACGCAATAAATCTTTACCTACAAAACCGGGTTCATGTTCCTGATTCTCATATTTACAACCTCTCATTTTCTTTGAAACACCATCAaatgcaatgtccaaagaaGAACTCTCCTTCGTACCTCTTTTCTGTCCCGTAATTGCCTCAAAGTCACTCGAACTTTGACTGCATTCAGAAATAAATGCTGCCTCTTTCTCACATGCATCCTTATCAAATACTTGAACGGTAAAGTGCAAGTGACCTTCGTATCTGAAAACCAAAAGGTCACCACATTCTAGACTATGATCCACCACAAATGACGACCATCCATGATGGAAGAAAAGATCATTGTCCTGCTTAAGTAATTGCACTGTCCATACATTTCCACTGGGACCAATCAATGAAAGTGACCCATACGTCCTTCCCTCCATGCGACACACAAACCCATCCGGAATTTTCTGCAAACAAAATAACTTActtcaaaacataaaaatttcAACAAGCAATTTATGATAAACATTATTGGATAAGAAGACTAAGCGACATCAAACATCTCTGAAGCCCTATTTAAGACACAGCAAGACTAGAACAAGAGTAGGATACTCCAACTAAGAGTGTATCCGTTCTTCAATCAACACATTTTTGTACACAACTGATAACAAATAGTGTctttcaggaaaaaaaaaaaaagtttagaaCTTTCAGTAACttagaaaattttattaaaagaaaaaaaaacatttttttcccATTTAAACACACTTTCTTTAGCTTGTTATTGTTGTAGAAGCAGAAAGATAATGCATTGTGCAAAAAAGGGAAACCAGCGCCATAAGTTGTAAACCCTAATTTTCAGATTGAATCTCCTTGTTTCATTCATAAGGATAGTTACAACTATTAGAACATGAAGCTAGGTCTAAGAGAACAGCAGagagtgtgtgtgagagagataAATTGGAGAGTTACCAGTCTGTGAGAGCTGAAGGCAGAGGAAAAAACCTCATAAAAATGAGGCTTTCTCAAATTTAACTTCCCCCCACAGTCACACCCCATCAATCAAACCCTATCCCTCTTTTTCTCTATCGATTCCGATTCAGACAACGAATTTTTGAGTAATGTGTTGGCACTTCTCAACATCAACAACCCCAAAGCGTCtgaatttacttttatttcgTTTTCTGGATAATCACTGGGTCCTGAAAATCGCCAAATCACACATCTGATGGAAAGAAATGTGAAAAATTTAgggaattgaaaaacaaaaataataaaaatgaaaaggaaagagaGAGTGAGAAGAAGGTACCTTTGGGTAGTTTCGTGAAGGAGCTTGCAGAGTAGAAGCTGTTTGATCTATGGAGCAAGCTTGGTGTGAAATTGGTAATGCtaatttctctttcttcttcgttttcgttttcatttttttgtgtgTCTCATCCAATGCTTGTGCATCAAATAGTTTACCATTGCAATGCGAGCGCGTGCAAATCTACGCCCATGGAAACGACGCCGTCTCTATGCTCCGCAGCCCCAGCGCGTGAGACATGGATTGTCAATCCAGCGAGTAGAAGAGCGATGAGTTGCTATTatgagaaataataaaaaattaattacttatttatcttttaaaattatatatatatatatatatatatatatatatattattttaatttctaaatatactattttctattttatcctcTAAAATTTgtagaaataaaagataatagtATAAgaattaaagtaatattttttttattacagaactaaaaagtaaaatttggaCTAGTGATGATAATATAATACATAATTTATaccataataaaattataaaaaatatagtttcggctgtgaattttttaattattttatcaaatttagTTTGTAATAAAAGgtttaatttattattcatgataatattttttttttattttcatctctATGATACATCACATATTCTATCTCATATTTCTCtttctatcatttttttattcttgtaaaCTTTATCCTCTAGATAACATTATTCTTACTTATATCTATCTTATAATGAatgtatgaattttttttatgtaatggtTGAGACCAAGAAACACTCAAACATTTACTAAGACAAAGTTGGGATTAAATATTGTGGTGAAACCTTATAATCTTGAAGAGTTAATTTTCAAATATACTTGGTAAAAGAAtaacttttatgtttttttttgtgacaatgtatttataaaattagaGTTATTAACATACTTATTGTTGTCTATAACTAGTTAGGTTGGAACAATTGGGCCATTGTTCTTAATTAATCATATAGAacttttagataaaaaattataaaaaaacacgAATTTGTTTCCTTAATTATCTTTACCTAAAAAAAAATACCTCTATATCAAACTTATAATCTCCATAACTagatgaaaattaaaattttaagcaaagaataatttaattatcACCTTAAGTTATATCAATTAAGTACGAGATGTGATTCCATAaggttaataaaatttaaatttgaaggcATGAAATTCAAAGTAAACatgaatatttatataatttcaagATTATTTTAAGATATGGTGTAATATAATCTAAATACTAAgcaattttatttctaaaagaaTAGAACAGAAATGtccataaaatatataaagaagtCCATTACTAACTACACCCAAAAATTGTATATAGATACTAATAAGCTTCACTTCAAACAAGTacacattttaaaatttgttaattattaaaaaaatggtaCATGAGTTAATTTTGTGAAAAAGAGAAGAAGCAAGAAAACCATCAccaatcaaaaaataaatagaatgaaaaaaaaagctaGAAGAAAAGAAATACATGTAAAATGTAAACttaaaaattgtataatttaataaaaaataaagaaccatgaataaaaatatttagcaaataatatatttagtcTCACTAAATCAATTCTATATTGATCCTTATCTCTTCCTCGTACCTAAAAcaccataaaataaagataatttttcCTTTCACTCTATCATTTAAGACGAACActtaacataaaatttaaaactttaacaTTGTGTTTGACTttatatttacatataaatgggaaaatttgaaaatattgttatatgtttaaatttagatatgtttatgttttatttaagtttttagaTGAAAGTGAGTATAAGTTTCAGATTTTCAGAAGAATAATATGTTATAAATAATCTTTAACTCATGTTTATTTACATATCTTAACATTGGGATAATCATTTATATCATCGCTTTTAAATAAAATCCGAAGTGATTTATTAGTTTCCTTTCggatttatatataaaaaatttctgATTTATTctacatatataaatatcacaattttttaaaaatcattaaaaagaaATGGAACATTTTAGATTAGTGTATTGAACATTTCACAGTGTAgatttgaattgatctgcaagCATAAGCCTAAAATAAATCATAATCGGAATTAGCTTGGCGAATCTGCAGTTCCCATCACGACACCTCTGCTTTCGTCGGAGCTATCCAACGTTTCGCAGCGAGGATGATAACAGCTCGTTTTCCTCTCTCCTTCTTCATACTTCTCCTTCAATTCACCGCCTTTGCATCTTCTTCCAACCTAACCCACATTCTCCAGGTACCccatcacacacacacacttcacttttcaatcttttttcttttcaattttttgaaTCTGTTCATTCACTTTCACGATTTGTGGAAACCAAGGATGTTCTGAGGGCCGTGTCGGCGAAGCAGAAGTGGGATTCGAACGACGTTAGAGTGGCCAAGTTGGATGCTGCCAAGGTCAGATTCGGAACTTCCCAGAGCTACGAGTTCCGAATCGGATTGGGCACCGGTAACTTCACCCTCAAATTCGCCGACCAAGTTGCCACGTGGAACAAGTTCAGAACACCCTTTCCCGATTTACCCTCTCTTGTTCATCGTCTCGGTTCCTTCCCACTCCTTCCCACACTCAAATTAGAAGGCCCCTTTTCGTTACGTGTTGATTCCCTTCATAACCTCTCGCTATTCCTTCCcgtaagtatttttttttcttgttcagTTTAGATCTTTGTATGCTACGTCCTaaagttttcttcttttttgtttattttttcatttcgaatttgtagttttttttactttgattGCTGAAACTCTTATCCAGAAACGAACAAAAAGCTTACACACCAACATGTAGTgagaagtttttatttttatgcccTATAGTGTCAAACCATTagaaattttgatattatataaGTCAATAAACTGACCAACTCACAAGGTCTGACCCAGGAAGCTGGTAGCGTGTTCCTCTAAGCATATATCAGTAGTTTGATTCTTAGCTATGCGAATGTAGCAATATGTAGGTGGCATAGTTGTATGTGAATTGGTACTCTACTTTCTCGCATGCATTAGTCTCATGACTTTTGGTTTGTGGGATAAACCATTGGGTTTAATCCCTGttctaaaaaaatcaataaacttGTGATTAAGTGATATTAGGCGTGAGGGTGTGTTATAGAGATCTACAttgattaggacatttcatgaTTTC from Phaseolus vulgaris cultivar G19833 chromosome 1, P. vulgaris v2.0, whole genome shotgun sequence carries:
- the LOC137816459 gene encoding B3 domain-containing protein Os01g0723500-like isoform X1, with translation MGCDCGGKLNLRKPHFYEVFSSAFSSHRLKIPDGFVCRMEGRTYGSLSLIGPSGNVWTVQLLKQDNDLFFHHGWSSFVVDHSLECGDLLVFRYEGHLHFTVQVFDKDACEKEAAFISECSQSSSDFEAITGQKRGTKESSSLDIAFDGVSKKMRGCKYENQEHEPGFVGKDLLRYEVVRPIRMFRETEETSKACLANDALVPFHTDNRNEEAAIMYRSGKEDGSYFLGGVSLSNVSAQDEKKVAQSFTSDYPYFVRIMKSFNVSGSYTLNIPYQFSMAHLPNCKIKIILHNLKGEHWTVNSVPTTRVHTSHTLCGGWMAFVRGNSITVGDICIFELVHKCELRVHIAGVGNDGLDCQVGRVNAGHVGPPRYMPTNAKVNSKCIRKVDVSNKKWPKIGQETVLSIDLKKSGRASNASKHMGLCPQSKVAHKKLATPRRHRVEDELSSQAKAGLRMLFALDEQRVAQAFSSPFPSFVKIMKKFNVSGSYTLKIPYQFSAAHLPTYKTEVILRNSRGECWTVNSVPDAKGRTVHTFCGGWMAFVRDNDINFGDTCIFELVTQSEMQVYISGVGKEGPDHQNGHIKLDRLANLPSTC
- the LOC137816459 gene encoding B3 domain-containing protein Os01g0723500-like isoform X2; translation: MGCDCGGKLNLRKPHFYEVFSSAFSSHRLKIPDGFVCRMEGRTYGSLSLIGPSGNVWTVQLLKQDNDLFFHHGWSSFVVDHSLECGDLLVFRYEGHLHFTVQVFDKDACEKEAAFISECSQSSSDFEAITGQKRGKDLLRYEVVRPIRMFRETEETSKACLANDALVPFHTDNRNEEAAIMYRSGKEDGSYFLGGVSLSNVSAQDEKKVAQSFTSDYPYFVRIMKSFNVSGSYTLNIPYQFSMAHLPNCKIKIILHNLKGEHWTVNSVPTTRVHTSHTLCGGWMAFVRGNSITVGDICIFELVHKCELRVHIAGVGNDGLDCQVGRVNAGHVGPPRYMPTNAKVNSKCIRKVDVSNKKWPKIGQETVLSIDLKKSGRASNASKHMGLCPQSKVAHKKLATPRRHRVEDELSSQAKAGLRMLFALDEQRVAQAFSSPFPSFVKIMKKFNVSGSYTLKIPYQFSAAHLPTYKTEVILRNSRGECWTVNSVPDAKGRTVHTFCGGWMAFVRDNDINFGDTCIFELVTQSEMQVYISGVGKEGPDHQNGHIKLDRLANLPSTC